Proteins encoded in a region of the Candidatus Zixiibacteriota bacterium genome:
- a CDS encoding inositol-3-phosphate synthase, translated as MSSSSKVRVAIIGVGNCASSFVQGVHFYRNAKSDEFVPGLMHVNLGGYHISDIEFVAAIDIDRNKVGKDLSEAIYTKPNNTFRFCEVPKAGLTVQRGMTHDGLGLYLSRIIEKAPGDTVDIVKLLRETGTDVVVNYLPVGSEEATKWYVEQVLEAGCGFVNCIPVFIAREKYWQSRFEKKGLPVIGDDIKSQVGATIAHRVMTRLFRERGVKLLRTSQLNVGGNTDFYNMLERSRLESKKISKTNAVTSQLDYDLGEDNIHIGPSDYVAWLTDRKWAYIRMEGETFGGVPLNIEMKMEVWDSPNSAGVVIDAVRCCKLALDHKIKGALTGPSAYFKKSPPIQYTDEEARRMTEEFIETYRRTDIPKPQRAKQPELEPVGPRAAVGVKS; from the coding sequence ATGTCATCGTCATCGAAAGTGCGTGTCGCAATTATCGGTGTGGGAAACTGCGCTTCGTCATTCGTGCAGGGGGTCCACTTTTACCGGAATGCCAAAAGCGACGAGTTCGTGCCGGGACTGATGCATGTCAACCTTGGCGGCTACCACATCTCCGACATCGAGTTTGTGGCCGCCATCGATATCGACCGCAACAAAGTCGGCAAGGACTTAAGCGAGGCCATCTACACCAAGCCCAACAACACATTCCGGTTCTGCGAAGTCCCGAAGGCCGGTCTCACCGTTCAACGCGGCATGACACACGATGGCCTTGGCCTGTACCTGTCCCGCATCATCGAGAAGGCGCCCGGCGACACGGTCGACATCGTCAAGCTCCTGCGCGAGACCGGCACCGATGTTGTTGTCAACTACCTGCCCGTCGGTTCCGAGGAAGCGACGAAATGGTATGTCGAGCAGGTATTGGAGGCCGGCTGCGGCTTCGTCAACTGCATCCCGGTTTTTATTGCGCGGGAAAAGTACTGGCAGAGCCGCTTTGAAAAGAAGGGTTTGCCGGTCATTGGCGATGACATCAAGTCACAGGTCGGCGCCACCATCGCCCATCGCGTCATGACCCGCCTGTTTCGTGAACGAGGCGTCAAATTGCTGCGCACGTCCCAGCTCAATGTCGGCGGCAACACCGACTTCTACAACATGCTGGAACGCTCGCGCCTCGAATCGAAGAAAATCTCCAAAACCAACGCGGTGACCTCGCAGCTCGACTACGATCTTGGCGAGGATAACATCCACATCGGCCCGTCTGACTATGTGGCCTGGCTGACCGACCGCAAGTGGGCGTACATCCGCATGGAAGGGGAGACCTTCGGCGGGGTCCCGCTCAATATCGAAATGAAAATGGAAGTCTGGGATTCGCCGAATTCGGCCGGCGTCGTCATCGACGCGGTTCGTTGCTGCAAGCTGGCACTCGATCACAAGATCAAAGGAGCGCTGACCGGACCATCGGCCTACTTTAAGAAATCGCCCCCGATCCAGTACACCGACGAGGAGGCGCGGCGCATGACCGAAGAGTTCATCGAAACGTATAGGCGCACGGATATTCCGAAGCCGCAACGCGCCAAACAGCCGGAATTGGAACCGGTCGGGCCGCGCGCCGCGGTCGGCGTCAAGTCGTAA
- a CDS encoding DegT/DnrJ/EryC1/StrS family aminotransferase gives MRIPIIDLSRQHAAIADELRGAIDRVFGHSHFILGQEVVEFERAVAAKSGVEYAVGVASGSDAILLALHALGIGRGDEVILPTFTFFSTASSVTRLGAMPTFCDINSGDYNIDVADAASKITARTRAIIAVHLYGQMADMAALRELTLEHGLWLVEDAAQAIGAHYDGVGACACGDVGCLSFFPTKNLGGVGDGGMVVTDNDEIAESVALLRAHGANPKYFHRIVGYNSRLDALQAAVLNVKLAHLEDWSRQRQAHAREYDRRLDGVGDIRVPTRALAADHIFHQYTIATAKRDALRGHLSAAGIGSEIYYPRALHLQECFHEFGGRVGDCPRAERACEQVLSLPIFPEMTADEQSRIIDTIIQFYR, from the coding sequence GTGCGGATCCCCATTATCGATTTGAGCCGCCAGCACGCCGCCATCGCCGATGAACTCCGCGGTGCCATCGACCGCGTGTTCGGACACAGTCATTTTATCCTGGGTCAAGAGGTGGTGGAATTCGAAAGGGCGGTCGCCGCCAAGTCCGGGGTCGAATACGCCGTCGGTGTCGCATCGGGCTCCGATGCCATATTGCTGGCATTGCACGCTTTGGGAATCGGCCGCGGCGACGAAGTCATACTGCCGACATTCACATTCTTTTCGACGGCCAGCTCGGTGACACGCTTGGGGGCAATGCCGACATTCTGCGACATCAATTCCGGCGACTACAACATTGATGTTGCCGATGCCGCATCGAAGATCACCGCCCGCACGCGCGCGATCATCGCCGTACATCTGTACGGTCAGATGGCGGACATGGCGGCGCTGCGCGAACTGACGCTGGAGCACGGACTGTGGCTCGTGGAAGACGCCGCGCAGGCGATCGGCGCTCACTATGATGGCGTTGGCGCTTGTGCATGTGGCGATGTCGGCTGCCTCTCTTTCTTTCCGACTAAGAATCTCGGCGGCGTCGGCGACGGCGGGATGGTCGTCACGGACAACGATGAGATCGCCGAAAGCGTGGCGTTGCTGCGCGCGCACGGAGCCAATCCCAAATACTTCCATCGAATCGTCGGGTACAATTCCCGTCTGGACGCGTTGCAGGCGGCCGTCCTCAACGTCAAGCTGGCTCACTTGGAAGACTGGTCACGCCAACGCCAAGCTCACGCCCGCGAATACGATCGGCGTCTCGACGGAGTGGGAGACATCAGGGTTCCGACGCGTGCGCTGGCGGCCGATCACATCTTCCATCAGTACACGATTGCCACGGCCAAACGCGATGCTTTACGTGGGCATCTGTCCGCGGCCGGAATTGGTTCGGAAATCTATTACCCTCGTGCCCTCCACCTGCAGGAGTGTTTCCACGAGTTTGGCGGCCGTGTCGGCGATTGTCCCAGGGCTGAACGCGCCTGCGAGCAGGTACTGTCGCTGCCGATCTTTCCGGAAATGACGGCCGACGAGCAATCCCGGATCATCGACACGATCATTCAATTCTACCGTTAG
- a CDS encoding S41 family peptidase has protein sequence MESIEPQSSQISPFRPPTVAGLVIAVLTVALIVAGAFWIRGDRRYQSSVILTAAANLILSRAAVLPEPHALFEAAAEGMISTLDPFSAFMPPDEYEYFAEETGGSYVGIGVEFRVARPNVVIVHVYPQSPASDAMIRAGDRILRIDSIPMSGKTVSEVVEAMRGDVDEPVTLFLESTTDQTRHVTLYRRRITVTPFPVAGVNLSGIAYIRWAQFSEGSGDRLAALMADLAMAEPIGLVLDLRGNPGGLLEEAVAGAESFLPPASVVCRLRARSSRAVLEFVTDSTPGQYTGPLICLIDEASASAAEVLVSALHDHGRAISIGRASFGKSWAQSMFPIADAGMLRLSTAILESPSGAPVAREMWAAALTDESDPEGRWAPGRGINPDTAVLVAEPGPWELALAESGGFSEFETMVLSDQFGDVIYDSEDVLESLWDWCLQTGRIPVATGGDLIAEIKRVSESGTIHDDSGFATLRDALGDAWDSDSRLLFARESDRLLQRIWEQHLLNNERPDPAELSSYFDLDPDCMIARDLLEVIDAYERLLGRSKSAAAVSARAAE, from the coding sequence ATGGAGAGCATTGAACCTCAATCCTCGCAGATTTCGCCATTTCGTCCGCCGACGGTCGCCGGTCTTGTCATTGCCGTCCTCACAGTTGCCCTGATCGTCGCCGGCGCCTTCTGGATTCGCGGTGACCGGCGTTATCAGTCCAGCGTGATCCTGACCGCGGCGGCGAATCTGATATTATCTCGAGCCGCGGTCTTGCCCGAACCACACGCGCTCTTCGAGGCCGCCGCCGAGGGGATGATCTCGACGCTCGATCCCTTCTCGGCTTTCATGCCGCCGGATGAATACGAGTATTTCGCTGAGGAAACCGGCGGCAGTTATGTCGGCATCGGTGTCGAGTTTCGCGTGGCTCGTCCCAATGTGGTCATCGTCCACGTCTATCCGCAGAGCCCTGCGTCGGATGCGATGATCCGTGCCGGAGATCGAATCCTGCGGATCGACAGCATTCCCATGAGTGGTAAGACCGTCTCCGAAGTCGTGGAGGCGATGCGCGGAGATGTCGACGAACCGGTCACCCTGTTTCTCGAATCGACCACGGACCAGACACGACACGTCACGCTGTACCGACGACGCATTACGGTCACGCCATTCCCGGTCGCGGGAGTCAATTTGTCGGGGATCGCCTATATCCGTTGGGCGCAGTTTTCTGAAGGCTCAGGCGATCGACTGGCGGCGCTCATGGCCGATCTGGCCATGGCCGAACCGATCGGCTTGGTGCTCGATTTGCGGGGCAACCCCGGCGGGTTGCTGGAAGAAGCAGTCGCCGGGGCGGAGAGTTTCCTGCCGCCCGCATCGGTTGTTTGCCGACTGCGGGCGAGGAGCTCCCGGGCCGTTTTGGAGTTTGTCACCGATTCGACGCCAGGGCAATACACAGGGCCCCTGATCTGCCTGATCGACGAAGCATCGGCATCGGCGGCCGAAGTCCTCGTCTCCGCATTGCATGATCACGGCCGAGCCATCAGCATCGGACGCGCCAGCTTCGGCAAGAGTTGGGCGCAATCGATGTTTCCCATCGCCGACGCCGGCATGCTGCGCCTCTCCACCGCGATACTCGAATCACCATCGGGCGCGCCGGTCGCGCGGGAGATGTGGGCTGCCGCGTTGACTGACGAATCGGATCCCGAAGGCCGTTGGGCGCCCGGGCGGGGGATCAATCCCGATACGGCGGTCCTCGTCGCCGAACCGGGGCCCTGGGAGCTGGCGCTGGCGGAGAGCGGCGGGTTTTCAGAATTCGAGACGATGGTATTGTCCGATCAATTCGGGGACGTGATTTATGACTCGGAGGACGTCCTGGAGTCGCTTTGGGACTGGTGTCTTCAGACGGGCCGTATTCCAGTCGCGACCGGTGGGGACCTGATTGCGGAGATCAAGCGCGTTTCCGAGTCCGGCACGATTCATGACGACTCTGGATTCGCGACGCTGCGTGACGCCCTTGGGGATGCCTGGGACTCAGACAGTCGCCTGCTGTTCGCGCGGGAGTCGGATCGACTGCTGCAACGCATCTGGGAGCAGCATCTGCTCAACAACGAACGCCCCGACCCGGCGGAGTTGTCATCCTACTTCGATCTGGATCCCGATTGCATGATTGCGCGCGACCTTCTGGAAGTCATCGACGCGTACGAACGACTGCTGGGTCGTTCGAAGAGTGCCGCCGCTGTTTCTGCGCGCGCGGCCGAATAG
- the tmk gene encoding dTMP kinase — protein sequence MTIPSHSRRRGLFIVVEGPDASGKTTLARRLMAHYRHIGCAVCAVREPGGTRVSERIRRILLDPKAAINARSELFLYLAARAQLVDEVIRPAKNLGAIVIADRFSLSTLAYQSGGRRLPLKTVRAADDLARDGLRPDLTIVLGVTAAQQRARRHPSRRRDRIERETAPFFARVRRAYARFGKGGTRQLVIDSGIGANAVYNEALAAIDRLNKRARRR from the coding sequence ATGACGATACCGTCGCATTCTCGCCGACGCGGACTCTTCATCGTCGTCGAAGGTCCCGATGCATCCGGGAAGACGACGCTGGCGCGGCGGCTGATGGCCCACTACCGACACATCGGCTGCGCTGTCTGCGCCGTGCGCGAACCCGGCGGGACGCGTGTCTCCGAACGCATTCGCCGGATTCTTCTCGACCCCAAAGCCGCGATCAATGCCCGTTCTGAGCTCTTTTTGTATCTCGCCGCACGAGCGCAATTAGTCGACGAAGTGATCCGTCCGGCGAAGAATCTGGGCGCCATCGTGATCGCCGACCGTTTTTCCCTTTCGACGTTGGCGTATCAATCAGGCGGACGTCGCCTCCCGCTTAAGACCGTCCGTGCGGCTGATGATCTGGCGCGTGACGGGTTGCGACCCGATCTGACGATCGTCCTGGGTGTCACCGCCGCGCAGCAACGTGCGCGACGTCATCCATCGCGCCGGCGCGACCGAATCGAACGAGAAACGGCGCCGTTTTTTGCCCGTGTTCGCCGCGCATACGCACGATTCGGAAAAGGCGGGACACGACAGCTCGTCATCGATTCGGGCATCGGCGCCAATGCCGTGTACAACGAGGCGCTGGCCGCAATTGATCGGCTCAACAAGCGAGCCCGCAGACGGTGA
- a CDS encoding Gfo/Idh/MocA family oxidoreductase: MKPPSESSPPVRIGVVGLGNWGKNLLREFARGAGSVVPIACDAHAPARDRAAAQYPGMVMTADVDDILSSDVEAVVVATLPESHYDIAAAAIAHGKDVFVEKPLVLDVADGERLVAQAENAGRILMVGHIMEYHPAILWLKNCINEGGLGDIYYLYARRVNLGQLRDNENAMWSLAPHDISMIAYLLDDEPRSATAVGHSYLRPGIEDVVFMTFEFGKNRLAHVHASWLDPHKRRSLTIVGQRRMAVFSDTEPYEKVRIYDKGVDLNSNFESYAEYLTLRQGNIQIPAIDNTQPLTLECRHFIECVRSRTTPRSDGRDGLRVLRALAAAQQSLENGGAPVTIHSVTAGAVR; the protein is encoded by the coding sequence ATGAAGCCGCCGTCCGAATCATCGCCGCCCGTGCGGATCGGAGTCGTGGGCCTGGGCAACTGGGGCAAGAATCTGCTGCGGGAGTTTGCGCGGGGTGCGGGTTCGGTCGTTCCCATCGCGTGCGATGCGCATGCCCCCGCCCGCGACCGCGCCGCGGCGCAATACCCCGGCATGGTGATGACCGCCGATGTCGATGATATTCTCTCCAGTGATGTGGAAGCGGTCGTCGTGGCGACATTGCCGGAATCACATTACGATATCGCTGCTGCGGCAATAGCCCATGGGAAAGATGTCTTCGTCGAAAAACCGCTCGTGCTGGATGTGGCCGACGGCGAACGGCTGGTGGCGCAGGCCGAGAACGCCGGGCGCATCCTGATGGTCGGGCATATCATGGAGTATCACCCGGCGATACTGTGGCTGAAAAACTGCATCAACGAGGGCGGGCTCGGCGACATCTATTACCTGTATGCCCGCCGCGTCAATCTGGGACAGTTGCGAGACAACGAGAATGCGATGTGGTCGCTGGCGCCGCACGACATCTCCATGATTGCGTACCTGCTCGATGACGAGCCCCGCAGCGCTACGGCGGTCGGGCATAGTTATCTGCGGCCCGGCATCGAGGATGTCGTCTTCATGACATTCGAATTCGGCAAAAACCGACTCGCCCATGTCCATGCCAGTTGGCTGGATCCGCACAAGCGCCGTTCGCTCACCATCGTCGGACAGCGCCGAATGGCGGTCTTTTCCGACACCGAACCGTATGAGAAAGTTCGGATCTACGACAAGGGCGTCGATCTCAACTCCAACTTCGAGAGCTACGCCGAGTACCTGACATTGCGTCAGGGCAACATCCAGATTCCCGCCATCGACAACACACAGCCGCTGACGCTCGAATGCCGGCACTTCATCGAATGTGTCCGCAGCCGGACGACCCCGCGTTCCGACGGGCGCGATGGACTGCGCGTGCTGCGTGCGCTGGCGGCGGCGCAACAGTCGCTGGAAAACGGAGGCGCGCCGGTCACGATCCATAGCGTCACGGCCGGAGCGGTGCGATGA
- a CDS encoding SLBB domain-containing protein, with protein sequence MLSLFCTTTLSPPALAQIPMPSDATKPDSENETVPRRETAPEMRAYLDQVVDPVEYRVGPGDVLAINIWTERPQQYSVMITPEATVIVPTIGEISVSEMTLAQLKSAVIERLRSYYSKANATVTLTEIRRFRVAVSGAVNIPGLYVVSANTRASEALTTAGLSATARRRGIELRRRGGQRLVDLDAFERRGFLQANPYLTEGDVLFVPSRDIQFSTISVSGAVFEQATFDFLPGDSVGDLLDLAYGLTSDADTNNVELWRFLPDVDSARHYTWPPGSSYSDWRKTPLRADDRLIVRARVDYRPKEAVEVIGEVYRPGQYVFTGDSVMLKAVIDSAGGITQYADLEHAFVTRTQIPNWSQDTRGRLSVIPADLRSRTENDWMLADALAIPGRVVTDFKRLIVDRDEAFNIALFDGDRIWIPRRSPTVNVLGRVAQPGLVPHEDGADLQYYLNRAGGFSWQADRGRTFLLKGATGAAIRRSKIASIEPGDTIVIPTRRPRNLWASVRETLVVFSSLATIYLVIDQATN encoded by the coding sequence ATGCTCTCGCTCTTTTGCACGACCACCCTCTCTCCGCCGGCCCTGGCGCAGATTCCAATGCCATCCGATGCCACGAAGCCCGATTCTGAAAACGAGACGGTACCACGTCGTGAAACCGCGCCCGAAATGCGCGCCTACCTCGATCAAGTCGTCGATCCGGTCGAATACCGTGTCGGCCCCGGAGATGTGCTTGCCATCAATATCTGGACCGAGCGCCCGCAGCAATACTCGGTGATGATCACGCCGGAGGCGACCGTGATCGTCCCGACGATCGGCGAGATTTCCGTATCCGAGATGACCTTGGCGCAACTGAAGAGCGCGGTCATCGAACGGTTGCGCTCGTACTATTCAAAGGCAAATGCGACTGTGACCCTGACCGAAATCCGTCGCTTTCGTGTTGCGGTATCCGGCGCCGTCAACATCCCCGGACTCTATGTTGTCTCTGCGAACACGCGCGCGTCCGAAGCGCTGACCACGGCGGGGTTGTCCGCCACGGCGCGCCGACGCGGCATTGAACTGCGGCGGCGGGGCGGCCAACGCCTCGTGGACCTCGACGCATTCGAACGTCGCGGATTCTTGCAGGCCAATCCGTACCTGACCGAGGGGGATGTCCTGTTCGTGCCCTCGCGCGATATTCAGTTCAGCACGATCAGCGTCTCCGGGGCCGTCTTTGAACAGGCCACATTCGATTTCCTGCCCGGGGATTCCGTAGGCGACCTGTTGGATCTTGCCTACGGACTGACGTCGGATGCCGACACCAACAACGTGGAATTGTGGCGGTTTCTCCCCGACGTAGACAGCGCGCGTCACTATACCTGGCCCCCAGGGTCATCGTATTCCGACTGGCGAAAGACGCCCCTGAGAGCCGACGACCGGCTGATCGTGCGCGCGCGTGTGGACTACCGTCCCAAGGAGGCGGTCGAGGTCATCGGTGAAGTGTATCGTCCGGGACAATACGTTTTCACCGGCGATAGCGTCATGCTGAAAGCCGTGATCGACTCGGCGGGGGGCATCACACAGTATGCGGACCTCGAGCATGCGTTCGTGACGCGCACGCAAATCCCGAACTGGTCGCAGGACACGCGTGGCCGCCTGTCGGTCATTCCCGCCGACCTGCGCTCGCGCACCGAGAATGATTGGATGCTGGCGGACGCATTGGCGATTCCGGGGCGCGTGGTGACGGACTTCAAGCGGCTGATCGTAGACCGCGACGAGGCGTTCAACATTGCCCTCTTCGACGGTGATCGCATCTGGATCCCCAGGAGATCGCCGACGGTTAATGTTCTCGGACGCGTCGCTCAACCCGGATTGGTCCCACATGAAGACGGTGCCGATCTGCAATACTATCTCAATCGCGCAGGCGGGTTTTCGTGGCAGGCGGATCGCGGACGCACCTTTCTCCTGAAGGGCGCCACCGGAGCTGCTATCAGGCGCAGCAAGATCGCCTCCATCGAACCCGGCGACACCATTGTGATACCGACCAGGCGCCCGCGAAATCTGTGGGCATCGGTTCGTGAGACGTTGGTCGTGTTCTCCAGTCTCGCGACCATTTATCTCGTCATCGATCAGGCGACCAACTGA
- a CDS encoding sulfite exporter TauE/SafE family protein, whose protein sequence is MPDFILLLALGIVVGISGATLGVGGGFITVPVLFGVLGWPMTAAVAASHFCTVAVSIPATARYESEGLVDWDTGVMMGGATLVGSGIGAYSMRSTPTILVAILFGVVCVIAGIRMWRPERDSADSLSDRLLSRRRRMWQSIPAFVLVGAVSGIAGLGGGVMIVPLLSSVLLLPTRRALATSAFMIGITSCMAGSIYFAQGQLVPEATTLLVAGVLPGAIIGAAMQRRWSALALRRVFALLLLAFALRVIWRALNGNGA, encoded by the coding sequence ATGCCTGACTTCATCTTATTGCTCGCACTGGGCATCGTCGTGGGGATCTCCGGGGCGACATTGGGAGTGGGGGGCGGCTTCATCACAGTCCCTGTCTTGTTCGGAGTTCTCGGTTGGCCCATGACGGCGGCGGTCGCGGCCAGCCATTTTTGCACGGTGGCCGTTTCCATTCCGGCAACGGCGCGATATGAATCGGAGGGACTGGTCGACTGGGACACCGGCGTCATGATGGGTGGCGCGACCCTGGTGGGAAGCGGAATCGGGGCCTATTCCATGCGCAGTACGCCGACCATTCTGGTTGCCATTCTCTTTGGCGTCGTCTGCGTCATTGCCGGGATTCGCATGTGGCGTCCAGAGCGGGACAGCGCGGATTCTCTTTCTGACCGGTTACTGTCTCGCAGGCGTCGGATGTGGCAGTCCATTCCGGCCTTCGTATTGGTCGGGGCCGTGTCTGGTATTGCCGGCCTGGGAGGCGGCGTGATGATAGTCCCGCTGTTGTCGAGTGTCCTGTTGCTGCCGACCCGTCGGGCGTTGGCGACGTCTGCATTCATGATCGGTATAACCAGTTGCATGGCGGGATCGATCTACTTTGCTCAGGGTCAGCTTGTCCCCGAGGCGACAACGCTCTTGGTGGCCGGTGTGTTGCCGGGCGCAATCATCGGCGCGGCGATGCAGCGTCGCTGGTCGGCTTTGGCGCTGCGGCGTGTCTTTGCCCTGCTGTTGCTCGCCTTTGCATTGCGGGTCATCTGGCGTGCCCTCAACGGCAACGGTGCATGA
- a CDS encoding acyltransferase translates to MSIIIDPTARVGEGTRWGEFCVVGANVRIGQGCEIGHHVVLAADTIIGSGVRIDDGAVIGKTPMRAANTAVTKDRELAPAQIGDGCIIGTHAIVYRGATIGTRVLIADLATVREDVTIGDFTIVGRGAAVENRCTIGRYCKLETNVYITAYSTLADRVFVAPGALTSNDNFVGRTEERFKHFKGVTIARGGRLGVGAVVLPGKSVGADALVAAGALVTSDAPAGQIVAGIPAKPMRPVPPEQLLDAQIWPDVKEAK, encoded by the coding sequence ATGAGCATCATTATCGATCCCACCGCTCGCGTCGGCGAAGGAACACGCTGGGGCGAGTTCTGCGTTGTCGGCGCCAACGTCCGGATCGGCCAGGGATGTGAAATCGGGCATCACGTTGTGCTCGCCGCCGACACGATCATCGGCAGCGGTGTTCGCATTGACGACGGCGCGGTGATTGGCAAGACACCGATGCGCGCCGCGAACACGGCGGTGACGAAGGACCGTGAGTTGGCCCCGGCACAGATCGGCGACGGGTGCATCATCGGCACTCATGCCATCGTTTATCGCGGGGCGACCATCGGGACACGGGTCTTGATCGCCGATCTCGCCACGGTCCGTGAAGATGTGACCATCGGCGATTTCACCATCGTCGGCCGCGGTGCGGCGGTCGAAAACCGCTGCACGATCGGCCGGTATTGTAAACTGGAGACCAACGTCTACATTACGGCATACTCGACGTTGGCCGACCGAGTCTTCGTCGCGCCCGGCGCATTGACCTCCAACGACAATTTTGTCGGACGGACCGAGGAACGGTTCAAGCACTTCAAGGGTGTCACCATAGCGCGCGGCGGCCGCCTCGGCGTCGGCGCGGTCGTATTGCCCGGTAAGAGCGTCGGGGCGGATGCATTGGTCGCGGCGGGAGCGCTGGTGACATCCGATGCACCGGCCGGGCAAATCGTCGCAGGCATACCCGCCAAGCCGATGCGCCCTGTTCCGCCGGAGCAACTGCTCGACGCACAAATCTGGCCCGATGTGAAAGAAGCGAAGTAA
- a CDS encoding PfkB family carbohydrate kinase → MLAAYGNPVYDVIRTPWVETRGRVLSGCATNAALVYARLGGTVHVTGRSGRDHLADYSAVMALDGIVTQTEPCAQTGGFRLTYDAQGRRDLQVLGVAEPIGAANDAIDDADFVFIGPVMQETPFDLIRDIRHRTDATMLLDPQGLLRRIGKDGFIEHFKPEGIEAICALFDIVKPNELETETLTGIDPRRDLDGAASMLKSWGIPTVVITLAELGSYIVNDEGSWRIQAIPTCAIDSTGAGDSYAGGLMYARSVGINWADAGRLATAVSSTMIRSCGPEFSMTRSAMDTLSRSVVLEASAPALSGV, encoded by the coding sequence ATGTTGGCCGCCTACGGAAATCCCGTTTACGATGTGATCCGCACCCCCTGGGTCGAAACGCGCGGCCGCGTGCTCTCCGGGTGCGCGACCAATGCCGCGCTCGTTTACGCACGACTCGGCGGCACCGTGCATGTCACCGGACGGAGTGGCCGTGATCACCTCGCTGACTACTCCGCTGTCATGGCGCTGGATGGCATTGTGACGCAGACGGAACCGTGTGCGCAGACCGGGGGGTTCCGACTGACGTACGACGCACAAGGTCGCCGCGATCTGCAAGTCCTGGGCGTGGCGGAGCCGATCGGCGCGGCCAACGACGCCATCGATGATGCCGATTTCGTCTTCATCGGCCCGGTCATGCAGGAGACGCCGTTTGATTTAATCCGTGACATCCGCCATCGTACCGATGCCACGATGCTCTTGGATCCGCAGGGTCTTCTGCGCCGGATCGGCAAGGACGGATTCATCGAGCATTTCAAACCTGAAGGGATTGAAGCGATTTGCGCTTTGTTCGATATTGTCAAACCGAACGAACTGGAAACCGAGACTCTGACCGGAATCGATCCGCGCCGTGATCTCGACGGCGCCGCGTCGATGCTAAAGAGTTGGGGCATACCGACGGTGGTGATCACGCTGGCCGAATTGGGCTCATACATCGTCAACGACGAGGGCAGTTGGCGCATCCAGGCAATCCCAACGTGTGCCATCGACTCGACCGGCGCCGGCGATTCGTATGCCGGCGGGCTGATGTATGCGCGTTCGGTCGGAATCAACTGGGCCGACGCCGGTCGATTGGCCACCGCGGTGTCCTCGACGATGATTCGGTCTTGCGGCCCGGAGTTCTCGATGACGCGCTCGGCCATGGACACGCTGTCGCGGTCGGTCGTACTGGAAGCATCAGCACCCGCTCTCTCGGGTGTTTGA
- a CDS encoding CDP-alcohol phosphatidyltransferase family protein: MHHERRPSYEAFSIPYGRVCLKLGLTPNILTVLGLLTGAVAAVAFWHEWFIPGVVLMLLAALWDMLDGATARAGNLGTTFGGVLDHTVDRAGEFLVIAGIVMSGHVAAGWGLLALFAMWSSSYVRAVAESKGGLPTCAVGIAGRLEKFAIIIAGAVCEIFWPYQALTVAMIVVTVISLVTTIQRLVFTYQELQKRA; this comes from the coding sequence ATGCATCACGAGCGACGGCCATCGTATGAGGCGTTCTCCATCCCATACGGTCGTGTTTGCCTGAAACTGGGGCTGACTCCCAACATCCTGACCGTGCTCGGCCTTCTGACTGGAGCGGTCGCGGCGGTTGCATTCTGGCACGAGTGGTTTATTCCCGGCGTTGTGCTGATGCTGTTGGCCGCGCTCTGGGATATGCTCGACGGCGCCACGGCCCGAGCCGGCAATCTCGGCACGACATTCGGCGGCGTGCTCGACCACACCGTCGATCGCGCCGGTGAGTTCCTCGTCATTGCCGGAATCGTCATGTCCGGTCACGTCGCGGCCGGCTGGGGGCTGTTGGCGTTGTTTGCCATGTGGTCGTCATCGTACGTCCGCGCGGTCGCCGAATCCAAAGGCGGGCTCCCGACGTGCGCCGTCGGAATCGCCGGTCGATTGGAAAAGTTTGCCATTATCATCGCCGGAGCGGTCTGCGAGATTTTTTGGCCATACCAGGCCCTGACGGTGGCGATGATCGTGGTCACGGTAATCTCGCTGGTGACCACTATTCAGCGCCTCGTGTTTACATACCAGGAACTCCAGAAGAGGGCCTGA